The Rhodoligotrophos appendicifer genome includes a region encoding these proteins:
- a CDS encoding ABC transporter ATP-binding protein, whose amino-acid sequence MNAAVLKVEKLQLSFGAIKALDDVSLEVHPGEILAVVGPNGAGKSSLLNSISGFYRPNEGRIQFEETDIIGLRPNMVARLGVARTFQNIQLYLGMSVADNLLAGRHIHSRGGLLQAVLRPWGMRDEVRQRQAVEEVLRFLELQPHRHVPVGTFGYGIRKRVDLGRALAMEPRILLLDEPMAGMTMDEKEDMVRFILQLRRQRRLPIVLVEHDMQVISDIADRVVVLDWGKHVAEGRPDDVLRRPEVVSAYLGGE is encoded by the coding sequence ATGAATGCTGCAGTCCTCAAGGTTGAGAAGCTGCAGCTGTCTTTCGGTGCCATCAAGGCGCTGGACGACGTTTCGCTTGAGGTTCATCCGGGTGAAATCTTGGCGGTCGTCGGTCCCAATGGTGCCGGCAAGAGTTCCCTGCTCAATTCCATCAGCGGATTTTATCGGCCCAATGAAGGGCGTATCCAGTTCGAAGAGACCGACATCATCGGGCTGCGACCCAACATGGTCGCCCGCCTCGGGGTCGCCCGAACCTTCCAGAACATTCAATTGTATCTGGGAATGTCGGTCGCCGACAATCTCCTGGCCGGTCGGCACATCCATTCCCGAGGCGGTCTGCTGCAGGCAGTTCTGCGGCCCTGGGGAATGCGGGACGAAGTAAGGCAGCGGCAGGCGGTCGAGGAAGTCCTCCGCTTCCTCGAGCTCCAGCCGCATCGACATGTCCCCGTCGGAACCTTCGGCTACGGCATCCGAAAGCGCGTCGATCTTGGACGTGCGCTGGCCATGGAGCCGCGCATTCTCCTGCTGGACGAGCCCATGGCGGGCATGACCATGGACGAAAAGGAGGACATGGTCCGGTTCATCCTCCAGCTCAGGCGGCAGCGGCGGCTGCCGATCGTGCTGGTCGAGCACGACATGCAGGTCATCTCCGATATCGCCGACCGGGTCGTGGTCCTGGATTGGGGGAAGCATGTCGCCGAGGGCCGGCCTGACGACGTCCTCAGGCGGCCCGAAGTCGTCAGCGCCTATCTGGGAGGGGAGTGA
- a CDS encoding branched-chain amino acid ABC transporter permease: MEVLGRVLYAGITTGAIYAAVAVGFNVIYRSGRVFNIAQGELLMIATFMMVSFMGLGLHPLLALTATACGMAVLGLAIERIVLHRLVGQSEMALFMATLGVLLVLNGLGHIVFGAEPQLFPDLFGTERWRVLGIPMKQSAVIGTLMIAVVVLGLAWFFRSTRAGLLMTAVAESHQIARSLGVDVRLSIAVSWAVAGIVSALAAAAFMSGRMVSPDVAGIAFVALPVVLLAGLETIAGVLLGGIIVGIGQAAAARWLDPYMEGGASLLFPFVLMLVILLIKPHGLFGWKHVERI, translated from the coding sequence ATGGAAGTCCTTGGCCGCGTTCTTTATGCCGGCATCACCACGGGCGCGATCTACGCCGCGGTGGCCGTGGGATTCAACGTCATCTACCGGTCAGGGCGGGTCTTCAACATCGCCCAGGGTGAACTCCTGATGATCGCGACCTTCATGATGGTCTCATTCATGGGTCTCGGCCTTCATCCCCTGCTGGCGCTGACGGCGACCGCTTGCGGAATGGCCGTCCTGGGGCTGGCGATCGAACGTATCGTGCTTCACAGGCTCGTGGGCCAATCCGAGATGGCTCTGTTCATGGCCACGCTTGGCGTTCTGCTGGTGCTGAACGGCCTCGGACATATCGTGTTCGGTGCCGAACCCCAACTCTTTCCGGACCTGTTCGGCACCGAACGCTGGCGCGTCCTCGGCATCCCCATGAAGCAGTCGGCGGTCATCGGCACGCTGATGATCGCCGTGGTGGTGCTCGGCCTCGCCTGGTTCTTCCGATCGACGCGGGCGGGCCTGCTGATGACGGCCGTCGCCGAGAGCCATCAGATCGCCCGATCCCTGGGTGTCGACGTCAGACTGAGCATCGCCGTGTCGTGGGCGGTGGCCGGGATCGTTTCGGCCCTTGCCGCGGCCGCCTTCATGAGTGGCCGGATGGTCAGTCCGGATGTCGCGGGGATCGCCTTCGTCGCCCTGCCAGTGGTCCTTCTCGCCGGCCTCGAGACCATCGCAGGAGTCCTGCTCGGCGGCATCATCGTCGGCATCGGCCAGGCGGCGGCGGCCCGTTGGCTCGATCCCTATATGGAGGGCGGCGCCTCCCTCCTGTTCCCGTTCGTTCTGATGCTGGTCATCCTGCTGATCAAGCCGCACGGCCTCTTCGGCTGGAAACACGTCGAGAGGATCTGA
- a CDS encoding AMP-dependent synthetase/ligase, protein MTASPHDTLPKCLFRNAQASPDAIAMRRKVFGIWHRITWRDYASEVRRIAAGLLATGIGDAPCLAAIGDNEPELFWSELAAQSAGRAMSCQYPDLTAEELAVNLRDCGAKVVFAEDQEQCDKLLQIADDLDLRLIVYWDERGLDEYDDPRLLSLTALKERGDRLLETDPDCVMRIVEAGRSDDLAVVIYTSGTTGTPKGVMGSHRYLLDISERWRSVLVPRPGADYVSYISPAWATEQYLGLALGVSLPLLVNFPEEPETVTDDMREIGPEFLFFSPRQWEAVVSSTEARMRDAVPIVRWVYRVGMGLLASAHSTPGVLSRVKRMLGHWVIGRPLRDRLGFTHLKTAVNSGSTLSPEVFSFFHALGVSLHNVYGFTEIGIVTATRDGDPTNCVGRVLESRFGTEPLQLRTADDEVQVRGGAIFEGYFGRPEETAERFTADGWIKSGDAGIIDEEGRLIYLDRLEDIRKLGDGRTIAPQHIETRFRLSPYIRDVIVVCEGRNEPAALIDIDTEMVGRWCEDKKISFTSQVDLSQHHAVYSLIRTEIQSINATLPSDSRVGRFINLLKPFDADEGELTRSKKLRRGVIESKYADLIDAVYGPHSAVRASIEVKYQDGRARQLNAMITIASVDGRPLEPIAAADAADSEALHLSQRAGGRT, encoded by the coding sequence ATGACAGCCTCACCTCACGATACCCTGCCGAAATGTCTGTTCCGCAATGCCCAGGCGTCGCCCGATGCCATCGCGATGCGCCGAAAAGTCTTCGGGATATGGCATCGCATCACCTGGCGGGACTATGCCAGCGAGGTTCGCCGGATCGCTGCCGGTCTCCTGGCAACGGGGATCGGGGATGCTCCCTGCCTCGCAGCGATCGGCGATAATGAACCCGAGCTGTTCTGGTCGGAACTCGCGGCTCAATCCGCGGGGCGTGCAATGTCATGCCAATATCCGGACCTCACCGCAGAGGAACTTGCCGTCAACCTGCGGGATTGCGGCGCCAAAGTCGTCTTCGCGGAAGACCAGGAACAATGCGACAAGCTCCTCCAGATCGCCGATGATCTCGATCTTCGGCTCATCGTCTATTGGGATGAGCGCGGCTTAGACGAGTATGACGATCCCAGACTCCTCTCGCTTACGGCCCTCAAAGAGCGCGGCGACCGCCTGCTGGAAACGGACCCCGACTGCGTTATGCGGATCGTCGAGGCCGGCCGTAGCGACGACCTTGCGGTGGTCATCTATACATCGGGCACAACCGGCACGCCCAAGGGCGTGATGGGATCCCATCGCTACCTCCTGGACATCTCCGAGCGTTGGCGCAGCGTTCTCGTGCCGCGGCCGGGTGCGGATTATGTGAGCTACATCTCGCCGGCCTGGGCAACCGAGCAATATCTCGGGCTTGCGCTCGGAGTGTCCCTGCCGCTGCTGGTGAATTTCCCGGAGGAGCCGGAAACGGTTACCGACGACATGCGCGAGATCGGGCCGGAGTTTCTCTTCTTCAGCCCTCGCCAGTGGGAGGCGGTGGTCTCCTCCACCGAAGCCCGGATGCGCGATGCTGTGCCCATCGTACGGTGGGTCTATCGCGTCGGCATGGGACTGCTTGCGTCTGCGCATTCGACACCGGGGGTCTTGTCGCGTGTGAAGCGCATGCTGGGCCATTGGGTCATCGGGCGCCCGCTGCGCGACCGCCTGGGGTTCACCCATCTCAAGACCGCCGTGAATTCCGGCAGTACTCTCAGTCCGGAGGTGTTCTCGTTCTTCCATGCGCTGGGTGTCAGCCTGCACAATGTCTACGGGTTCACCGAAATCGGCATCGTCACGGCGACCAGAGACGGAGATCCCACGAATTGCGTCGGACGGGTGCTCGAAAGCCGCTTCGGAACCGAGCCGCTGCAATTGCGCACGGCCGATGACGAGGTTCAGGTTCGCGGCGGGGCGATCTTCGAAGGATATTTCGGACGACCGGAGGAAACCGCCGAACGGTTCACCGCGGACGGATGGATCAAGAGCGGAGACGCCGGCATCATCGATGAGGAAGGACGCCTCATTTATCTCGACCGCCTGGAGGATATCCGCAAGCTTGGCGACGGACGGACCATTGCGCCGCAGCACATCGAAACCCGCTTCCGCCTGAGCCCCTACATCCGCGACGTCATCGTCGTGTGCGAGGGACGCAACGAGCCGGCCGCCCTGATCGACATCGACACGGAAATGGTCGGGCGGTGGTGCGAGGACAAGAAGATCTCGTTCACCTCCCAGGTCGACCTGTCTCAACACCACGCGGTCTATAGCCTCATTCGAACCGAAATCCAGTCGATCAACGCAACGCTGCCCAGCGACTCGCGTGTCGGGCGCTTCATCAATCTCCTCAAGCCTTTCGATGCGGATGAAGGCGAGCTCACGCGGAGCAAGAAGCTGCGGCGCGGTGTCATCGAAAGCAAATATGCCGATCTGATCGACGCGGTCTACGGCCCGCATTCCGCGGTACGTGCCTCAATCGAGGTGAAATACCAGGACGGGCGAGCTCGGCAGCTGAACGCCATGATCACCATTGCCTCGGTCGACGGCCGTCCCCTGGAGCCGATCGCGGCCGCGGATGCGGCCGACAGCGAAGCCTTGCACCTCAGTCAACGGGCAGGAGGTCGGACTTAA
- a CDS encoding ABC transporter substrate-binding protein — protein sequence MDTGLTRRQALAIAGALAVSVVGARPSQAAETYKILSLLDYSGPFANRGKPVEQMQRLLVDWYNETAGKQHGVSLVYEPVDTGYDQARTIQAYERAVQDPSLLGIVTFGSPNVIALQNRLPENKIPAVHGGPAYSLMKPGSWVFTPLNDYARYFATAVTWRLKTWTGSEPLKVAFVTFDGSSGRDWAQGLTKRLEGSKAQLVLSEFISPKALDVAVNVERIIEAEPDLLIVATTDHLQPLVLSELKANDFDMTKIVNSQHEGLGLLTLLKVQPEVLEGTHEITTENYVDTNTEAFKIYDSRKGNYQTRWSADTLLHYPSMMVLLDAIDRAAVKKKGARITGEDVYAELANGTFDGRGLLESITFNNGVDPTLGASSAVILQQKDGKIITVTDFMALEN from the coding sequence ATGGATACAGGCTTAACCCGTCGCCAAGCATTGGCAATCGCAGGGGCCCTAGCGGTGAGCGTAGTCGGTGCGCGGCCGAGCCAGGCGGCAGAGACCTATAAAATTCTCAGTCTCCTGGATTATTCCGGACCGTTCGCAAACCGCGGCAAGCCGGTCGAGCAGATGCAGCGACTGCTGGTGGACTGGTACAACGAGACGGCAGGCAAACAGCATGGCGTCTCGCTGGTCTATGAGCCCGTCGACACGGGCTATGATCAGGCTCGGACGATCCAGGCTTACGAGCGGGCGGTTCAGGACCCTTCGCTCCTGGGAATCGTGACCTTCGGCTCGCCAAACGTGATCGCCCTCCAGAACCGCCTTCCGGAGAACAAAATTCCCGCGGTTCACGGCGGCCCGGCTTACAGTCTCATGAAGCCGGGGAGCTGGGTGTTCACGCCGCTCAACGACTATGCCCGCTATTTCGCAACAGCCGTCACATGGCGGTTGAAGACATGGACGGGGAGCGAGCCGCTCAAGGTCGCGTTCGTCACCTTCGATGGCAGCTCAGGGCGCGATTGGGCGCAAGGCCTGACCAAGCGTCTCGAAGGCTCAAAAGCCCAACTCGTGTTGAGCGAGTTCATCTCGCCCAAGGCCCTGGACGTCGCCGTCAATGTCGAGCGCATCATCGAGGCGGAGCCCGACTTGCTGATCGTCGCCACCACAGATCATCTCCAGCCTCTCGTGCTGTCCGAGTTGAAGGCCAATGATTTCGATATGACGAAGATCGTCAATTCGCAGCATGAAGGGCTGGGGCTGCTGACCCTGTTGAAAGTTCAGCCGGAGGTGCTCGAGGGGACGCATGAGATCACGACCGAGAACTATGTCGACACCAACACCGAAGCCTTCAAGATCTATGACAGCCGGAAAGGCAATTACCAGACGCGGTGGTCCGCGGACACGCTCCTGCACTACCCGTCGATGATGGTGCTTCTGGACGCGATCGACCGGGCTGCAGTGAAGAAGAAAGGGGCGCGGATCACCGGTGAGGATGTCTATGCCGAACTGGCGAACGGGACCTTCGATGGCCGCGGCCTCTTGGAGAGCATCACGTTCAACAACGGCGTCGACCCCACTCTCGGGGCGAGCTCTGCGGTGATCCTCCAGCAAAAGGACGGAAAGATCATCACGGTCACCGACTTCATGGCGCTGGAGAATTGA
- a CDS encoding ABC transporter ATP-binding protein translates to MGEVLELSKTIVERGEAAKPNLLALDNIEVRYQGSILVLKNVTLRVSPGEIVALLGSNGAGKSTTLKAISSLIQSEEGRVTEGTILFEGKAIQNQDPVRIVRSGLVQVLEGRRVLEHMTVEQNLVVASAATRLDNTALKQRMTEVFDIFPMMAEFRNRQAGYLSGGQQQMLVIGRALMAKPKLLLLDEPSLGLSPILVTTIFEAIMRIRSELGTALLVVEQNARVALKVADRGYVLENGRIVLEGTQAELLGNEDLKEFYLGLGASGAKKNFRDIKQYRRRRRWLG, encoded by the coding sequence GTGGGTGAAGTCTTGGAACTGTCAAAAACAATCGTCGAGCGTGGCGAGGCGGCAAAGCCGAACCTGCTTGCGCTCGACAATATCGAGGTCCGCTACCAGGGCAGCATCCTGGTCCTGAAGAACGTGACGCTGCGCGTGAGCCCCGGCGAGATCGTGGCCCTTCTCGGCAGCAATGGTGCCGGGAAGTCCACGACCCTGAAGGCCATCTCCAGCCTGATCCAGTCCGAAGAGGGACGGGTCACGGAAGGCACGATCCTGTTCGAGGGCAAAGCGATCCAGAACCAGGATCCCGTCAGGATCGTGCGCAGCGGCCTGGTTCAGGTGCTGGAGGGCCGGCGGGTGCTCGAGCACATGACGGTCGAGCAGAATCTCGTGGTCGCCTCGGCAGCGACACGTCTCGACAATACGGCACTGAAGCAGCGGATGACGGAAGTCTTCGACATCTTTCCGATGATGGCGGAGTTCAGGAATCGGCAGGCCGGCTATCTTTCCGGAGGCCAGCAGCAGATGCTGGTCATCGGGCGAGCGCTCATGGCGAAGCCCAAGCTGCTCCTGCTGGACGAGCCCTCGCTGGGCCTGTCGCCGATCCTGGTGACGACAATCTTCGAGGCCATCATGCGGATCCGATCGGAACTCGGAACCGCGCTCCTGGTGGTCGAGCAGAATGCGCGCGTGGCTCTGAAGGTGGCCGATCGCGGCTATGTGCTCGAAAATGGACGGATCGTGCTCGAGGGAACCCAGGCGGAACTGCTCGGCAATGAAGACCTCAAGGAGTTCTATCTGGGCCTCGGCGCATCGGGAGCAAAGAAGAACTTTCGCGACATCAAGCAGTATCGTCGGCGGCGGAGGTGGCTCGGATGA
- a CDS encoding phenylacetate--CoA ligase family protein gives MLKGTSMNEYSPWEDCQASQREAAWHQARRAAAVPAYGDRWEAASAVISGAYPADWETIPYLTKDELIQASQDFPPFGNRLAVAPAELGHVFVAPGPLYMPYTAADLRHISGSFAKAFRSCGLASDDIVDQTTMYNWVIAATVFDQALQSVGCAVMPGGVGQTERHVEAIRDVGATAIVAFPTFLEHLLDTAGTMNVRLPLKKAVVMGELSHPDAKQRLRSAFGLHVREFYGAADVGAVAWECQAGDGMHLRDDLLVEFLDPATGKPADPTAAAPTELVVTDLWRQAMPIIRLRTGDLIDQLRHEPCSCGRTSPRFGRIVGRASEITKVKGMFVVPKQVQDILARRDINCPFRLVVTRQRGGQDELTLEIADPKLEAAEEIKAIVERALRVHIQLRLVETLPADSPRLVDLRLTTDAPVLAPARG, from the coding sequence TTGCTCAAGGGCACTAGCATGAACGAGTACTCCCCATGGGAGGACTGTCAGGCCTCGCAACGCGAGGCAGCTTGGCATCAGGCGCGGCGTGCTGCGGCGGTTCCCGCGTATGGCGACCGCTGGGAGGCCGCGTCGGCGGTGATCTCCGGGGCCTATCCGGCGGACTGGGAAACCATCCCTTATCTGACCAAGGATGAGCTCATCCAGGCGTCGCAGGATTTCCCGCCCTTCGGCAATCGACTTGCCGTCGCGCCTGCAGAGCTGGGCCATGTCTTCGTGGCCCCCGGGCCGCTCTACATGCCCTATACAGCGGCGGATCTGCGCCACATCTCGGGATCCTTCGCAAAGGCATTCAGGTCCTGTGGCCTGGCCAGCGACGACATCGTCGATCAGACGACGATGTATAATTGGGTCATCGCGGCCACCGTCTTCGACCAGGCGCTGCAAAGCGTCGGCTGTGCGGTGATGCCCGGCGGAGTGGGCCAGACCGAGCGTCACGTCGAAGCCATCCGGGACGTCGGCGCCACGGCCATCGTGGCCTTTCCGACGTTCCTCGAGCACCTACTCGATACTGCCGGCACGATGAATGTCCGACTGCCATTGAAGAAGGCAGTGGTGATGGGCGAGTTGAGCCATCCCGACGCCAAGCAGCGACTCCGGTCCGCATTCGGGCTTCACGTACGTGAATTCTACGGCGCGGCGGATGTCGGCGCCGTGGCGTGGGAGTGCCAAGCCGGCGACGGAATGCATCTTCGCGACGACCTGCTGGTCGAGTTTCTCGATCCTGCCACGGGCAAGCCCGCCGATCCCACCGCCGCGGCCCCGACGGAGCTCGTCGTCACGGATCTTTGGCGCCAGGCAATGCCGATCATTCGGCTGCGGACCGGCGATCTCATCGATCAGCTCAGACACGAACCCTGTTCCTGCGGCCGGACGTCGCCGCGCTTCGGCCGCATCGTCGGGCGGGCCAGCGAGATCACCAAGGTCAAGGGCATGTTCGTGGTCCCCAAACAGGTTCAGGACATCCTCGCGCGCCGCGACATCAATTGTCCCTTTCGCCTCGTGGTGACGCGACAAAGGGGCGGGCAGGATGAGCTGACGCTGGAGATCGCCGACCCAAAGCTTGAGGCTGCCGAGGAGATCAAGGCGATCGTCGAGAGGGCCTTGCGCGTCCATATTCAGTTGCGCCTGGTGGAGACCCTTCCGGCGGACAGCCCCAGGCTCGTTGATCTGCGGCTCACAACGGACGCCCCGGTCCTCGCCCCGGCCCGGGGTTGA
- a CDS encoding DUF2889 domain-containing protein: protein MSRVAKRSKSLDVEKIAEDRASFVLALEDKCHSSEGVELIHSLRISGMLALPSLEIVSIEPVAVYHPHPECAASLEPVRQMVGTRIGPGFRKRVIELMGQTRGCTHFMTLIMDLGAAHTLSVFLRMREKSEFTPEKKADGSWIREGLAIEPRLENACVALQTSSPIIQRAKKLANDNQQ from the coding sequence ATGTCGCGTGTTGCCAAGCGCTCCAAGTCACTCGACGTGGAGAAGATCGCGGAGGACCGTGCCAGCTTCGTCCTGGCCCTCGAAGACAAGTGTCACTCGAGCGAGGGGGTGGAACTGATCCATTCCCTTCGGATTTCAGGCATGCTCGCCTTGCCGTCCCTGGAAATCGTCAGCATCGAGCCCGTGGCCGTCTATCACCCGCATCCGGAATGTGCGGCCAGCCTCGAGCCGGTCCGGCAAATGGTCGGCACGCGCATCGGACCAGGATTTCGCAAGCGGGTAATCGAGCTCATGGGACAAACCCGCGGCTGCACGCACTTCATGACGCTGATCATGGATCTGGGCGCTGCGCATACGCTTTCAGTTTTCCTGAGGATGAGGGAAAAGTCGGAGTTCACCCCGGAAAAGAAGGCCGACGGCTCCTGGATCCGCGAGGGGCTGGCCATCGAGCCGCGACTGGAAAATGCCTGCGTTGCGCTGCAGACCTCGTCACCCATTATTCAACGGGCAAAGAAGCTTGCGAACGATAATCAACAGTAA
- a CDS encoding branched-chain amino acid ABC transporter permease, with protein sequence MYRACGSFSETYTDDMSLIRTRMQWLLLIAGLIALLLPPVVLPLDWLRFMTITGITIIAVLGLQILVGISGQVSVGQSAFMGIGGYFAAVAATKLQLPFPAALAIGAFGAAGVGVIFGLPAARIKGFYLALTTLAAQFVFEFSVVRLPDEWFGGAAGIPVAPPVIFGHRIDDTVSFYFFVLPFVIAATFVALFILRSRVGRAFIAVRDNDLAAEVTGIPVTRYKVLAFGVASFFAGLAGALLAYENRLVHFEQFTLFQSIWFLGMLIVGGMGSILGAVLGTIALRLVQESLTIVGPQLATYLPGSRLDIAFPMVNVVLGATIILFLVYQPRGLAHLYRKAERFFRLWPFPH encoded by the coding sequence ATGTATCGCGCCTGCGGATCTTTCTCCGAGACCTATACCGACGATATGAGCCTGATCAGGACACGCATGCAGTGGCTGCTGCTGATTGCCGGGCTGATCGCGCTCCTCTTGCCGCCTGTGGTGCTCCCGCTGGACTGGCTGCGCTTCATGACGATCACCGGGATTACGATCATCGCGGTTCTCGGGCTGCAGATCCTGGTGGGCATCTCAGGCCAGGTCAGCGTCGGGCAATCCGCGTTCATGGGGATCGGAGGCTATTTCGCGGCGGTCGCGGCGACGAAACTGCAACTGCCTTTTCCCGCCGCCTTGGCGATCGGTGCCTTCGGCGCTGCCGGAGTGGGGGTCATCTTCGGCCTGCCAGCGGCACGGATCAAAGGCTTCTATCTCGCCCTGACGACCTTGGCCGCCCAGTTCGTCTTCGAGTTCAGCGTCGTGAGGCTGCCGGATGAATGGTTCGGCGGTGCGGCAGGCATCCCCGTGGCACCGCCGGTCATTTTCGGCCATCGCATCGACGATACCGTGAGCTTTTATTTCTTCGTCCTGCCTTTCGTCATCGCCGCCACTTTCGTTGCGCTCTTCATCCTCCGGAGCCGCGTCGGGCGGGCCTTCATTGCCGTCCGGGACAATGATCTCGCCGCAGAGGTCACCGGTATCCCGGTGACCCGATACAAGGTTCTGGCCTTCGGGGTCGCGTCGTTCTTCGCGGGGCTTGCCGGGGCGTTGCTGGCTTACGAGAACCGGCTCGTGCATTTCGAGCAGTTCACATTGTTCCAGTCGATCTGGTTCCTTGGCATGCTCATCGTCGGAGGCATGGGTTCGATCCTGGGCGCCGTGCTCGGCACGATCGCCTTGCGGCTCGTGCAAGAGAGCCTGACCATCGTCGGACCGCAACTTGCGACCTATCTCCCGGGGTCGCGCCTCGACATCGCCTTTCCCATGGTCAACGTGGTGCTGGGGGCGACGATCATCCTGTTCCTCGTCTACCAGCCGCGCGGTCTTGCCCATCTCTATCGAAAGGCGGAACGCTTCTTTCGCCTGTGGCCCTTTCCGCATTGA